The Salvelinus fontinalis isolate EN_2023a chromosome 34, ASM2944872v1, whole genome shotgun sequence region TAAGGCAGCTATAGGTTTAAACGATTATAGGGCTGTGTATCCAAAATTAGTTTTAGACATTTTACAGGGCACACCCTTCATTTCAACCTTAGCATGCAGTGCAATCTCAGATATTAATCCAGATATTAGTGAGAAAAGATTTATTCCTATCAAATCTTTCTCAGGAAATGATAATTTATGAAACTGGCTTTGTGTTAGGTCTAACTGAGATGACTTTGTCAGTGAAGATATGTCAATTTAGGTCAGGTGGATAGAAACGAAATCAAACAAAACTAAATGTATTGTCCCTTTAGTATCCACATACTGTTACAAATAGTTTTGCAGATAGTCATGTTTTATCTCCCTTTTCAATCCTTTTCACAGAAGGAGTGTGTCATAAGGCTGGAAATCCTACCTTTGTCttctaaaaataaaatgtattatgttCCTTACATCCATGTGGCATGTCTGTGAATGACCACTGAGTGCTTTTGACAGACAGCCTTGGCTCATCACTGTGTCCTTCCTTCTGGTTGTTGTATGGCATCTTGTGTGACTGTTGCACTGCAGCTGATATAGCACAGAGTTGCACGATACCAAGAGATTGTTCCATCCCAGAATTTAATAACAGTTTAATGGGATCTGCTTAGTATAAGGTATATTTCTTATGAAGATATAATGAAACCTGTCATCTTTTAAAGGTTGTTTTTATATATACCCTGTCCAATGTTGCTGTCAGATCATGTCTGTCAAACTCTACACAAGCTTCTCTTGAACTGAACAAGAGACAGTATTGATTCAGTTGTTAGATGGTAGACAAGAGAGCTCTTATCATTACGAGGAGGAGCTTTCCAATTCAAATCATTCATGTAAAAGGTTTATTGAAAAACATGGATCCCTCTGAAGGTCTTGAGTGCAAGGATTCAGAACCAAGGTCACCCAGTAAGTAGTCTAATGATCAAAAGGGTTCTTCTCCTCACAATGATAGACATTTGGTAAATGTTTCAGACTTTGATCTCCTCTTCCTCAGGGAAGGCGTAAGGGACTTTAGGCTGgctgaggggtgaggaggaggaggaggcagaatCGCTGCGTTGACTCCTGGAGAAGGAGCCTCCCCCGTAGTGACGCGCCAGTACGTCAGCTGCCCTCTGGAACCTCTCAGCTTCCATAACTGGTTCTACCTGTGTAGGAGACCCCATAGATGCGTCTGGTGTCTTAAGAGAtctttcatcctcctcctctcccctgttgttCACATTCACTTTGAGCGGAGTGCTTAATATGGAAGGGTTTGATGAGCTTAGCATGGGGCTCTGCACAGCCAGCTCAAACACAGagctctgctcctcctcttcctcctcttcccccaaCTCCCAGCTGTGATTGGGCATAGTGAGGCAACTGGGGCTGTCAATCATGCCCAGAACCTCACTCATGAGGGAGGGGCCAAGGTCCACTGTGAACGAGGTGAAGGAGTCAGAGCGCGTTAGCTCGAAGCCGTCGTTGTCTGGGAGCGAGCCACAGCGAAAGTCCTGAGCGAACAGTCCGGTGCCGTCCTGCAGCTGTTTATCAAGGCGGGAGTGGCGGGGTAGTGTGACGAAACCAGACTGCAGACCTGCAGACAGGAAGGACACAAACATATTaaaatttaaaacatttttagaaCAGTTCTTGCCTTGAAAAAGGCCATTGTATATTCTATTAATACAGCTACAGTATAATATCCAATTACTTTCATTAGACAGAGAAACCAACTTTCAAAAAAGTGCATTGAAAATAATGTCAGGGAACCTTGCAGTTTGCCTCATTGGCCAGAGGGTGACAGTATAAAACAAGCAAGGTGTTTAGTCGTTTCAGAGCACCAGCTCgacccacacacacattccacgGTGCCATGACTTCACTGGTTCTGAATGCTACCTGTGTGGGGGATGGGGGGAGGGCTTGGTTTTATGCCTAGTGGACAGTTCTCAGCCGCTACTGAAAGGGAAGTGAGAGGATGACCCAGAATGGTAAATATAGAGGATAACAGAGTGGGAAAGAGAAAGGAACTTAAAGTTTTAAAAGTTGATGACGTGGAGAGTAGAAAAGGAATGAGAGGAAAATGggacaggagaggaaagaagagctAAAGAAATGACCAGTGTGAGTTAACCTGTTGATCCCCCAGATCATCTAGCTCTCTGTGCCCTCTGTTGGTGCTCTTTATTTGGGTACATTCCATCTGAGTTGGGTAACTATTCCAGTGGCTGGGGGGAATTCCAGACATCCCACATACTGTTCGAAAAAACCCtacccctgaacacacacacacagtttcgcTGTACCAGCAGTGATTTAAAGGGGAGATGATGAGTGTTGGGTTTATGAGGTGCAGTCAAGCAGCCCAGAAACACAAAAGATGACAGGAAATGCCCTCTCGGTATCTTTCTCTCCCCAgctatgtttgtttgtgtttataGGCTTAATTGTACGCAGGTGTAACGAAGGTAATTTCAGATGACTCAGAAAAAaatgatctgtttgttgactgttTGGAGGTTTGAGAAGAGGAAATggcaacctgtgtgtgtgtgcgcatgcatgtgcaggtgtgtgtgtgtgtgtgtgtgtgtgtgtgtgtgtgtgtgtgtgtgtgtgtgtgtgtgtgtgtgtgtgtgtgtgtgtgtgtgtgtgtgtgcgtgtgcaataTATGCTTTTTCCCATTACAGATGTTCTTACCGTAGCTGTAGAGGGAGGCATCTGGGGAGCTCACTGAGCTGGGGAACAGCACCCTCTGGTAGCCGTTGGGCATGTCAATGTTCAGCTGGGGCAGGGAGATAGCGTTCTTGATGATGGGTGAGACAGGAGGCGGTGGAGGAGAAAGGTCACGGGAACCGATCCTGGCACGGGGCACAGGGGACCTGCGTACATGCCTCAGGGTGCGGGAGAAGAAGCGGGTGGTCTTCGTGCTGGTGGTGGGTGAATCGGGGCTCACTGGTTCCCCTTTGCCCCCATGATTGCTAAGGAAGGAGGT contains the following coding sequences:
- the LOC129833206 gene encoding cdc42 effector protein 1-like: MSLGKLPGIKGLASGSQGKRRFKSELSVDMISPPLPDFRHTMHVGRGGDVFGDTSFLSNHGGKGEPVSPDSPTTSTKTTRFFSRTLRHVRRSPVPRARIGSRDLSPPPPPVSPIIKNAISLPQLNIDMPNGYQRVLFPSSVSSPDASLYSYGLQSGFVTLPRHSRLDKQLQDGTGLFAQDFRCGSLPDNDGFELTRSDSFTSFTVDLGPSLMSEVLGMIDSPSCLTMPNHSWELGEEEEEEEQSSVFELAVQSPMLSSSNPSILSTPLKVNVNNRGEEEDERSLKTPDASMGSPTQVEPVMEAERFQRAADVLARHYGGGSFSRSQRSDSASSSSSPLSQPKVPYAFPEEEEIKV